Proteins encoded by one window of Helicobacteraceae bacterium:
- a CDS encoding Gfo/Idh/MocA family oxidoreductase — protein MPLKLVLIGLGAMGKNHYRVLSSLAGIELVGLCDNTMDEFDGKKVWRDMDQMLEAIKADAAIIAAPTFLHKEMALKCAAKGLHLFIEKPAAANGDDARIIKESAAALHIAVGHIERFNPVVTALKNELESKDIYSIAVTRVGPFPPRIADVGILTDLAVHDIDLIRYITGKEIVDCHIFASQKIHNHYEDNAILSFKLQEEIVATIATNWLTPYKKRKIEVATPAGYYEADLMSQELKSFSAYSASHSYLVRDIVVFKGEPLRNELSAFVSLCANGDRGALATIDDSVRTLEIVNVAKKPLGFKAAL, from the coding sequence ATGCCGCTAAAACTCGTTTTAATCGGTCTTGGCGCCATGGGCAAAAACCATTATCGCGTTTTATCCTCGCTGGCGGGCATAGAGCTCGTCGGATTGTGCGACAATACGATGGACGAGTTTGACGGCAAAAAAGTCTGGCGCGATATGGATCAGATGTTAGAGGCGATCAAAGCGGACGCGGCGATCATCGCCGCGCCGACCTTTTTGCATAAGGAGATGGCGCTTAAATGCGCCGCGAAAGGGTTGCATCTGTTTATCGAGAAACCCGCCGCCGCAAACGGCGACGACGCGCGTATTATCAAAGAGTCAGCCGCCGCCCTTCATATCGCCGTAGGGCATATCGAGCGTTTTAACCCCGTCGTAACCGCGCTGAAAAACGAGCTTGAGAGCAAGGATATATACTCCATCGCCGTTACCCGCGTCGGACCCTTCCCGCCGCGTATCGCGGACGTGGGGATTTTGACCGATCTGGCGGTTCACGATATAGATTTGATTCGTTACATTACGGGCAAAGAGATTGTCGATTGCCATATTTTCGCCTCGCAGAAGATTCACAATCACTACGAAGACAACGCTATTTTAAGTTTTAAGCTGCAAGAGGAAATTGTAGCCACAATCGCCACCAATTGGCTTACGCCGTATAAAAAGCGCAAGATCGAGGTAGCCACGCCGGCGGGCTACTACGAAGCCGATCTGATGAGTCAGGAGCTAAAAAGTTTTTCGGCGTATAGCGCTTCGCATTCGTATCTGGTGCGCGATATTGTCGTTTTCAAAGGCGAGCCGCTTCGCAACGAGCTTAGCGCGTTTGTATCGCTATGCGCTAACGGCGATCGCGGCGCGCTGGCTACGATCGACGACAGCGTTAGAACGCTAGAGATCGTTAATGTCGCGAAAAAGCCTTTGGGCTTCAAGGCGGCGCTTTAG
- a CDS encoding pyridoxine 5'-phosphate synthase, whose translation MKLGVNIDHIAVLKAARKSGDPDPLQAVFIAAQNGADQITIHLREDRRHIDDYDAKRIIANSPIAVNLECAFGVIDEALKLRPFRATLVPEKREEITTEGGLELKSAFARVKRTIERFREADISVSLFIEPNKAACDLALRGGADMVELHTGRFSNLWAALYGNLTRTPYAPNALIALSGDDLKRELDLEIGKIKKSAAFAREIGLKVAAGHGLNYHNVAAIASIDEVEELNIGQSIVARSIWTGFGAAVREMAALIKDRYF comes from the coding sequence ATGAAACTTGGCGTAAATATCGATCATATAGCGGTCTTGAAAGCGGCGCGCAAAAGCGGCGATCCCGATCCCTTGCAGGCGGTTTTTATAGCGGCGCAAAACGGCGCGGATCAGATCACGATTCATCTGCGCGAAGATCGGCGGCATATCGACGATTACGACGCAAAACGCATTATCGCCAATTCGCCGATCGCGGTTAATTTAGAGTGCGCTTTCGGCGTTATAGACGAGGCGTTAAAGCTGCGTCCGTTTCGCGCCACGCTCGTGCCTGAAAAACGCGAGGAGATTACGACGGAGGGCGGGCTGGAGCTGAAAAGCGCTTTCGCTCGCGTCAAAAGGACAATCGAAAGGTTTCGGGAAGCCGATATATCCGTTTCGCTGTTTATCGAGCCGAATAAAGCGGCTTGCGATCTGGCGTTAAGGGGCGGCGCGGATATGGTCGAGCTGCATACGGGGCGCTTTTCCAATCTCTGGGCGGCGCTATACGGCAACCTAACGCGAACGCCCTACGCGCCAAACGCTCTTATCGCGCTTAGCGGCGACGATCTTAAACGAGAACTCGATCTAGAGATAGGCAAAATCAAAAAATCCGCCGCGTTCGCCCGCGAGATTGGCTTGAAAGTCGCCGCGGGACACGGACTTAACTATCACAACGTCGCCGCGATCGCGTCGATCGACGAGGTCGAGGAGCTAAATATCGGACAGAGTATTGTGGCGCGATCGATCTGGACGGGTTTTGGCGCCGCCGTGCGCGAAATGGCGGCGCTTATTAAAGATCGCTATTTTTGA